CATCCGATTCTTTGAAGATCTTCTTTTTAGGTATCTTTACCTTTTTAGCCAAAAATGTCTCCCCTTCCCCTTCTCTAAAACAGAGGGAGTATACAAACCTGTAATTGTTTTGTCAAGGAATTTTGGGCTTTAGACCTTCAGTTTCTCGATGATTTCCATTGAGTTCCTGCGTAGTTTATTAAATTCCTCCTCCGATAAGCCTGCTCCCATAGCAACGGTTTTTGCCTTCTCCAAACTGATTAGATCGCAGGGAGAGTGGGAATCAGTGTTTAGAACCAGTCTGGCACCTATTCTGGTTGCAAGCTTAGCCACATGACCATTGGTTAAGGAATGCCCTGCCCTGGCAGTAATCTCCAGGTATATACCTCTCTTTTTTGCTATCTCTGCTTCCTCTTCAGTTATTAAACCAGGATGAGCCAGGATGTCTATATCAGACAACAATGCCTCCCGATTGGTCCCTGGTGTCACAGGCTCCACCGTTGTTTCTCCATGAACAACCACTATCTTAGCGCCCATATCTCGAGCCCTTTTCTCTAACTGAGAGATTATGGAAGGGGGGATATGGGTAAGCTCTATGCCCGGGATTGCCCTTATCCTCCATTTTGAAGAAAGGTCATCACAAACACTTACAATCCTGGGAACAATGAAGTCAAGGTTCGATACATCAGCATGGTCTGTGATAGCGATTGCCTGATAACCGATAACCTCTGCCCTTCTTACCAGTTCCGAAGGTATTAATTCGCCGTCGCTAAATATAGAATGAGTGTGAAGATCTATCATCTAAGCCTCTCTTTTTTAAGGTTTTTATAATCCATAGTTGATGGCTTCGTAAAAAGTCCATCTGTCCGCCTCTGGCGGATTACTTTGCCATCCCAATTTTGACTTTTTACTAGTCCATCATAGCTAAAAGCACTTTTAAGGCTCCTTTTTTAGCTGCCTCTTCAAAAGCAATTATCCCATTGTTAATGCTATAAATTCCAGAGACAAGGGGTTTTACATCTATCAACCCTCTTTCCAATGCCCTGATAGCCGGAGGGAAAT
This genomic stretch from Thermodesulfobacteriota bacterium harbors:
- a CDS encoding histidinol phosphate phosphatase domain-containing protein, which codes for MIDLHTHSIFSDGELIPSELVRRAEVIGYQAIAITDHADVSNLDFIVPRIVSVCDDLSSKWRIRAIPGIELTHIPPSIISQLEKRARDMGAKIVVVHGETTVEPVTPGTNREALLSDIDILAHPGLITEEEAEIAKKRGIYLEITARAGHSLTNGHVAKLATRIGARLVLNTDSHSPCDLISLEKAKTVAMGAGLSEEEFNKLRRNSMEIIEKLKV